The Chlamydia trachomatis A/HAR-13 nucleotide sequence ACTCCCCCAGAAGTAGGGTTTGTCAAAACAGAAATATAAGGTAGCTTGGCTTCATGTAACTTAGCCAAAGCTGCAGATGTTTTTGCCATCTGCATTAAGGAAAAAACAGACTCCTGCATCCTAGCTCCCCCTGAAGCAGAGACAATGATAACAGGCAACCGAGAGTCTATAGCCTTCTCTATCAAACGAGTAAGCTTCTCTCCCACAACAGCTCCCATGGAACCAGCCATGAAACTGAAATCCATAACAGCTAAAGCAACAGGATGACTTCCGATTGTACAGACCCCGACTAAAACCCCTTCGCTGTCAGGATTATCTTTACGAGCCTTCTCCAGACGGTTGGGATAAGTATCTGTATCAACAAAATTCAAAGGGTCTTGCGAACGTAAATCCGAAAATAAAGGATTCCATGAATCTTTATCTGCCAACAGCGCTATCCGTTCCGAAACACTAATCCGATAGTGGTACGAACATTTGGGACAGCAATTAAAGTTCTGTCCCAACTCATTGGCATGAATCATTTCGCTACAATGCGTACATTTTAGCCAGCCACTGAAGCCATCAGCTTTTATTTTTTGCACTTTGATCTTTGGTTTATCATAGGAAAATAAACGCACAAAACCATCCTCTTTACAAAAAATTGAGCAATAATTTTATTGTAATTTTTTTTAACCAATCAATAATAAAATTATTGCTTGCTCATTTCTACAAAGCGATTCTCTATATAATCCCAATTAATTATGCTGGGGAAACTTTTTAGATAGTCCATTCTCGCATTTTTATACTGGAGATAATATGCGTGCTCCCACACATCTACTCCTAGGAGAGGGATCATCCCAGTCGTCGCCTCCAGAGGATCCTGGTTTGCTGTAGTCTGTACCATAAGCTCTTGTTTTTGGGGACAAAAAGCTAACCATCCCCAGCCAGATCCTTGCACCGCAGCAGAAGAAGTAATAAAATTTTTTAAAAAGTTATCGAAA carries:
- the accD gene encoding acetyl-CoA carboxylase, carboxyltransferase subunit beta, which codes for MRLFSYDKPKIKVQKIKADGFSGWLKCTHCSEMIHANELGQNFNCCPKCSYHYRISVSERIALLADKDSWNPLFSDLRSQDPLNFVDTDTYPNRLEKARKDNPDSEGVLVGVCTIGSHPVALAVMDFSFMAGSMGAVVGEKLTRLIEKAIDSRLPVIIVSASGGARMQESVFSLMQMAKTSAALAKLHEAKLPYISVLTNPTSGGVTASFASLGDVIIAEPKALICFAGPRVVSQVIGEDLPEGAQKSEFLLEHGMIDKVVERKQLKTTLESLLSFFSCQAYSGGKGNCPRDISKTLKEIFLLTDDNE